Proteins encoded together in one Lathyrus oleraceus cultivar Zhongwan6 chromosome 5, CAAS_Psat_ZW6_1.0, whole genome shotgun sequence window:
- the LOC127080899 gene encoding uncharacterized protein LOC127080899 yields the protein MQEFAKEMGFKLLTFTPYYAQANGQVEAANKVIIGLIKKHVRKKPRYWHKTLDEILWACQTSPKEATNSTPSRLTFGHDGVLPVEIYLQSTRIQRHHEIPSESYWNMMLDELVDLDEERLNALELLKRKRKRVENSYNKKVKINTFSPEDLVWKVVLPMDRKE from the coding sequence atgcaagaatttGCTAAGGAAATGGGTTTCAAATTGTTAACATTTACGCCATATTATGCTCAGGCTAATGGTCAAGTCGAAGCAGCTAATAAGGTGATTATTGgcttgattaagaagcatgtgAGGAAGAAACCTAGATATTGGCACAAAACTTTAGATGAGATTTTGTGGGCATGTCAGACCTCTCCCAAGGAAGCCACTAATTCGACCCCTTCTCGACTGACCTTTGGTCATGATGGAGTTTTACCAGTAGAAATTTATCTACAATCCACAAGAAttcaaaggcatcatgaaattcCATCAGAATCATATTGGAACATGATGCTGGATGAGCTAGTCGATCTAGATGAAGAGAGACTAAATGCCTTGGAATTATTAAAAAGGAAGAGGAAGAGAGTAGAGAACTCTTATAATAAGAAGGTTAAAATTAATACATTTTCGCCTGAAGACTTGGTCTGGAAAGTTGTTCTTCCAATGGATCGAAAGGAATGA
- the LOC127080900 gene encoding uncharacterized protein LOC127080900 yields the protein MYDKKGSLLLYNAIHNEATTLKQMARYTGRTQLTPVNFKTSFLCTREFRRWWNEYYTKDFYDVPFFIQHIDKAFLFVHETTKKATRVPPKKPIIKRQVETKTKGGRKPKKVAQKPPLTLSKIQTKITEAPAIIDSDEEDLSPVLDLTSRKRKQQPKITEALSHPQTKISKKRPTALTIQEPTLEVMAKITASQSESDNSSPRVEGNKDGAGKEDQAGVNKDTMVVDEEVQAGDNPEDGSHNVEGTDHANQKGNNGKDAAMGEEDEDNQTPLNAGHDGSDGDDDGDSEEEDNNGEGNQDTFEGQTQSQTLATPIVVAIPEGRVSTGNTRVFSSEELATLKRNQPLEYLKAILVIR from the exons ATGTATGACAAAAAAGGCAGCCTTCTCCTCTACAATGCAATTCATAATGAAGCCACCACTCTTAAACAGATGGCTAGATATACTGGCAGGACACAACTTACCCCTGTCAACTTCAAGACTAGCTTTCTCTGTACTCGGGAATTTAGGAGATGGTGGAATGAATATTATACTAAAGACTTTTATGACGTTCCCTTTTTTATCCAACACATTGATAAAGCTTTCCTTTTTGTGCATGAAACAACTAAGAAAG CCACCAGGGTTCCACCCAAGAAGCCGATAATCAAAAGGCAAGTCGAAACAAAGACTAAGGGAGGCAGAAAGCCCAAAAAG GTTGCTCAAAAACCTCCTCTTACTCTATCAAAAATCCAAACCAAAATAACAGAAGCTCCTGCTATAATAGATTCTGACGAAGAAGACCTGTCACCTGTTCTCGACCTCACTTCCAGGAAAAGAAAACAACAGCCAAAAATCACTGAAGCTTTGAGCCATCCTCAAACAAAAATTTCCAAGAAAAGGCCTACTGCCCTAACTATTCAAGAGCCTACTCTTGAGGTTATGGCGAAGATAACAGCGTCTCAGAGCGAAAGTGACAACTCCAGCCCTAGGGTTGAAGGGAACAAG GATGGTGCAG GCAAAGAAGACCAAGCTGGAGTGAACAAGGATACTATGGTGGTGGATGAAGAGGTTCAGGCTGGAGATAACCCTGAAGATGGTTCGCATAACGTCGAAGGCACAGACCATGCCAACCAAAAGGGTAACAATGGTAAAGATGCAGCAATGGGGGAGGAAGACGAAGACAACCAGACCCCACTCAATGCTGGACATGATGGaagtgatggtgatgatgatggagACTCCGAAGAAGAGGACAACAATGGTGAGGGGAACCAGGACACATTCGAAGGACAGACTCAGAGTCAAACTCTTGCCACTCCAATAGTTGTGGCTATTCCTGAAGGCAGAGTTTCGACAGGAAACACTAGGGTTTTTTCTTCAGAAGAACTAGCAACTCTGAAACGAAACCAACCTCTTGAATACCTAAAAGCTATACTAGTCATAAGGTAA